The Cucumis melo cultivar AY chromosome 6, USDA_Cmelo_AY_1.0, whole genome shotgun sequence genome includes a region encoding these proteins:
- the LOC103483700 gene encoding folate-biopterin transporter 1, chloroplastic-like isoform X1, translating into MAYILMPVSIINSISISRFENPILSFPPSSKIRRKPPPPLSGAFKRSPQSPPVTPSPCRDPPKDDMSVAVPMGDESLPNSRSSNDMEGMVSSYSGKTAVHKKKYSPSNIKIFGVDLSPDNVAVAMVYFVQGVLGLARLAVSFYLKDDLHLDPAETAVVSGFSAFPWLVKPLYGFISDSVPLFGYRRRSYLILSGLLGALSWTLMATLVDSKYGAAFCILLGSLSVAFSDVVVDSMVVERARGESQSMSGSLQSLCWGSSAFGGIVSSYFSGSLVDAYGVRFVFGVTALLPLITSVVAVLVKEQPVRGINRPSANYDFLRSSRQHVVELWGAVSQRNVLLPTLFIFLWQATPQSDSAMFFFTTNKLGFTPEFLGRVKLVTSIASLLGVGLYNGFLKKVPLRKIFLVTTIFGCALGMSQVLLVTGLNREWGISDEWFAIGDSLIITVLGQASFMPVLVLAAKLCPEGMEATLFATLMSISNGGSVLGGLIGAGLTQMFGVTKDSFDNLSTLIILCNLSSLLPLPLLRLLPQETPDSNSDTIDVELKSN; encoded by the exons ATGGCCTACATTTTAATGCCTGTATCCATCATAAACTCAATCTCAATCTCCCGCTTCGAAAACCCAATTCTGTCCTTCCCTCCTTCCTCTAAGATACGCCGGAAACCGCCCCCTCCCCTCTCCGGAGCCTTCAAGCGGAGCCCACAGTCGCCACCGGTCACGCCGTCCCCTTGTCGGGACCCACCGAAAGACGACATGTCTGTCGCCGTTCCCATGGGTGACGAGTCTTTGCCCAATTCTCGGAGTA GTAATGACATGGAAGGAATGGTCTCGTCGTATAGTGGTAAAACTGCGGTTCATAAGAAGAAATATTCCCCAAGCAACATCAAAATTTTTGGTGTGGATCTATCTCCAGATAATGTGGCTGTCGCCATGGTTTATTTTGTTCAAGGGGTTTTAGGGCTAGCAAGGCTTGCTGTCAGTTTTTACTTAAAGGATGACCTACACCTAGATCCTGCAGAG ACAGCTGTAGTATCTGGCTTCTCTGCCTTTCCATGGCTTGTCAAACCCTTATATGGGTTTATCAG TGATTCTGTTCCTCTATTTGGTTATCGGCGAAGATCATACTTGATTTTATCAGGACTGCTCGGTGCACTTTCATGGACTTTAATGGCCACACTAGTCGATAGCAAGTATGGTGCTGCTTTCTGTATACTCCTTGGATCTCTTTCTGTAGCATTCTCAGATGTT GTCGTAGATTCCATGGTAGTTGAGAGGGCTCGTGGTGAATCACAAAGTATGTCAGGATCTCTTCAGTCCTTATGCTGGGGGTCTTCGGcttttggtggaatagtgagTTCCTACTTCAGTGGTTCGCTGGTGGATGCATATGGTGTAAG GTTTGTTTTTGGAGTCACAGCTTTGTTGCCATTGATAACATCTGTGGTGGCAGTTCTTGTAAAAGAGCAACCTGTGAGAGGGATAAATCGTCCTTCAGCTAACTATGATTTTCTTCGGAGCTCAAGACAGCACGTTGTTGAATTGTGGGGTGCTGTTAGTCAACGAAATGTCCTTCTTCcaactttatttattttcttgtgGCAGGCAACACCACAATCAGATTCTGCCATGTTTTTCTTTAC AACAAATAAACTTGGATTCACACCTGAATTTCTAGGGCGTGTCAAGCTTGTTACATCCATAGCGTCACTTCTCGGGGTTGGGCTTTATAATGGATTTCTCAAGAAAGTTCCTCTGAGGAAAATTTTTCTAGTAACCACCATTTTTGGTTGTGCACTTGGAATGAGTCAG GTTCTTCTTGTGACGGGGTTAAATCGTGAGTGGGGTATAAGCGACGAGTGGTTTGCGATTGGGGATTCTTTGATTATAACAGTACTTGGTCAG GCATCTTTCATGCCTGTTCTTGTGCTAGCAGCAAAGTTATGTCCAGAAGGAATGGAAGCTACACTTTTTGCAACCCTCATGTCCATATCAAACGGAGGGAGTGTCCTTGGCGGCCTGATTGGTGCCGGTTTGACCCAAATGTTTGGTGTCACCAAAGACTCATTCGATAACCTGTCCACCTTGATAATCCTTTGCAACCTGAGCTCACTGTTGCCTTTGCCACTGCTCCGTCTCCTTCCCCAGGAAACTCCAGACTCAAACTCCGACACCATAGATGTGGAGTTGAAGTCTAACTGA
- the LOC103483700 gene encoding folate-biopterin transporter 1, chloroplastic-like isoform X2, with the protein MTMNPRMRSEGNDMEGMVSSYSGKTAVHKKKYSPSNIKIFGVDLSPDNVAVAMVYFVQGVLGLARLAVSFYLKDDLHLDPAETAVVSGFSAFPWLVKPLYGFISDSVPLFGYRRRSYLILSGLLGALSWTLMATLVDSKYGAAFCILLGSLSVAFSDVVVDSMVVERARGESQSMSGSLQSLCWGSSAFGGIVSSYFSGSLVDAYGVRFVFGVTALLPLITSVVAVLVKEQPVRGINRPSANYDFLRSSRQHVVELWGAVSQRNVLLPTLFIFLWQATPQSDSAMFFFTTNKLGFTPEFLGRVKLVTSIASLLGVGLYNGFLKKVPLRKIFLVTTIFGCALGMSQVLLVTGLNREWGISDEWFAIGDSLIITVLGQASFMPVLVLAAKLCPEGMEATLFATLMSISNGGSVLGGLIGAGLTQMFGVTKDSFDNLSTLIILCNLSSLLPLPLLRLLPQETPDSNSDTIDVELKSN; encoded by the exons ATGACGATGAACCCTCGCATGCGCAGTGAAG GTAATGACATGGAAGGAATGGTCTCGTCGTATAGTGGTAAAACTGCGGTTCATAAGAAGAAATATTCCCCAAGCAACATCAAAATTTTTGGTGTGGATCTATCTCCAGATAATGTGGCTGTCGCCATGGTTTATTTTGTTCAAGGGGTTTTAGGGCTAGCAAGGCTTGCTGTCAGTTTTTACTTAAAGGATGACCTACACCTAGATCCTGCAGAG ACAGCTGTAGTATCTGGCTTCTCTGCCTTTCCATGGCTTGTCAAACCCTTATATGGGTTTATCAG TGATTCTGTTCCTCTATTTGGTTATCGGCGAAGATCATACTTGATTTTATCAGGACTGCTCGGTGCACTTTCATGGACTTTAATGGCCACACTAGTCGATAGCAAGTATGGTGCTGCTTTCTGTATACTCCTTGGATCTCTTTCTGTAGCATTCTCAGATGTT GTCGTAGATTCCATGGTAGTTGAGAGGGCTCGTGGTGAATCACAAAGTATGTCAGGATCTCTTCAGTCCTTATGCTGGGGGTCTTCGGcttttggtggaatagtgagTTCCTACTTCAGTGGTTCGCTGGTGGATGCATATGGTGTAAG GTTTGTTTTTGGAGTCACAGCTTTGTTGCCATTGATAACATCTGTGGTGGCAGTTCTTGTAAAAGAGCAACCTGTGAGAGGGATAAATCGTCCTTCAGCTAACTATGATTTTCTTCGGAGCTCAAGACAGCACGTTGTTGAATTGTGGGGTGCTGTTAGTCAACGAAATGTCCTTCTTCcaactttatttattttcttgtgGCAGGCAACACCACAATCAGATTCTGCCATGTTTTTCTTTAC AACAAATAAACTTGGATTCACACCTGAATTTCTAGGGCGTGTCAAGCTTGTTACATCCATAGCGTCACTTCTCGGGGTTGGGCTTTATAATGGATTTCTCAAGAAAGTTCCTCTGAGGAAAATTTTTCTAGTAACCACCATTTTTGGTTGTGCACTTGGAATGAGTCAG GTTCTTCTTGTGACGGGGTTAAATCGTGAGTGGGGTATAAGCGACGAGTGGTTTGCGATTGGGGATTCTTTGATTATAACAGTACTTGGTCAG GCATCTTTCATGCCTGTTCTTGTGCTAGCAGCAAAGTTATGTCCAGAAGGAATGGAAGCTACACTTTTTGCAACCCTCATGTCCATATCAAACGGAGGGAGTGTCCTTGGCGGCCTGATTGGTGCCGGTTTGACCCAAATGTTTGGTGTCACCAAAGACTCATTCGATAACCTGTCCACCTTGATAATCCTTTGCAACCTGAGCTCACTGTTGCCTTTGCCACTGCTCCGTCTCCTTCCCCAGGAAACTCCAGACTCAAACTCCGACACCATAGATGTGGAGTTGAAGTCTAACTGA